The Mesobacillus jeotgali genome window below encodes:
- a CDS encoding ABC transporter ATP-binding protein, whose translation MAILEANNIVKVYGGYSGEGSTTALDGVSLSVKEGEFVAIMGPSGSGKTTLLNILSGIDQPTSGDVSIASQEISEMSGNELALFRRRQLGFVFQEFNLLDSLTVKENIMLPMVLEKKPATDMETKVQELAQLFEIQATLEKYPYNISGGQQQRTSVSRALVNDPAIKFADEPTGNLDSKASAIIMECFEKIVAELNTTVLLVTHDVFAASYCQKVVFIKDGKIHSSIVKKGNRKEFLDRIMDHLAVLGGRTYDI comes from the coding sequence ATGGCTATTTTAGAGGCAAATAATATAGTGAAAGTGTATGGGGGATATAGTGGAGAGGGTTCCACGACTGCTTTGGATGGGGTCAGCCTTTCGGTTAAAGAAGGGGAATTTGTTGCGATAATGGGTCCTTCTGGCAGTGGGAAGACTACTTTGCTGAACATTCTAAGCGGCATTGATCAGCCTACTTCCGGGGACGTGTCAATTGCCAGCCAGGAAATAAGCGAAATGTCAGGGAATGAGCTAGCCCTGTTCCGCCGCCGCCAGCTTGGTTTTGTATTTCAGGAATTCAACCTTTTGGACAGCTTGACAGTTAAAGAAAATATCATGCTGCCAATGGTGCTTGAAAAGAAGCCGGCAACCGATATGGAAACAAAAGTACAGGAACTGGCTCAACTATTTGAAATTCAAGCTACCCTGGAAAAGTATCCTTATAACATATCAGGCGGCCAGCAGCAGCGGACCTCAGTCAGCCGCGCTCTTGTAAATGATCCTGCTATCAAATTCGCTGATGAACCAACCGGGAATCTGGATTCTAAAGCTTCGGCCATCATCATGGAGTGCTTTGAAAAAATCGTTGCTGAATTAAATACAACAGTCCTCCTTGTCACGCATGATGTTTTCGCAGCAAGTTACTGTCAGAAGGTTGTTTTTATCAAAGACGGAAAGATTCATTCAAGTATCGTGAAAAAAGGGAACAGGAAGGAGTTCCTGGACCGGATCATGGATCACTTGGCCGTCCTTGGAGGAAGAACCTATGACATTTAA
- a CDS encoding ABC transporter permease: MTFNQIVWKMAKVNYKKYIFYYLCNSFAVMFFFMFSTLYFNSRVEQGKKLESLQDALSIPGAALIIFTVFFISYAHSVFIKQRRSEFGLFMTLGMSKRDIAKLLVLENGVIGILSILSGILAGAVFSRLFFMLLMNMIELKEVPFHFSGKMFLFTIGAFLAVFLLAVGKSLFQTLRSSLILSMKSNRFAETLKMRSPLIGGFGLLLMSGSLLNLYLTYEDSSGSFLPLWTLAMFLGLYISLNQSASFLISLAKKFPGFYYRRLLFLSSLDYKFKQLTSIIMLVTVMIMITIFYSTLLLTFYKASEKDAVENNPYDVAFYQTETKNTISDVELNGLLDKKGHLEIPILNYYEKLEYVEGYLTYDFLSLDDFNRLTSSKVQLGKNEYLFYLNSEPEYAHADPAKSIKLTINNNVVSYTLKDQVIERTINLLPNAYEFIVVNQADFEDLRNGAEGYELNFNLINVDDWKESESSVAALKEQFIINNQSTPPMDYPDLEHSEESELFRVASKIGDYHQNKATNGMMFYVTTFLSIMFFFATFVLLYINLFSEMDTEKLKYRKLNKIGMSTNEITENVTRELATIFFVPTILGTTLAFLYLAIMSTDVGGIMQNPDILMHFLQIGGIYVIIQVGSFFYARKKMLTQLIQ; encoded by the coding sequence ATGACATTTAACCAAATTGTCTGGAAGATGGCGAAAGTGAATTATAAAAAGTATATCTTTTATTACCTTTGCAATAGCTTTGCGGTGATGTTCTTCTTTATGTTTTCGACACTTTATTTTAACAGCAGGGTTGAGCAAGGGAAGAAGCTGGAGAGCCTTCAGGATGCACTTTCGATACCTGGTGCTGCGCTGATCATCTTTACGGTTTTCTTCATCAGTTATGCGCACAGTGTTTTTATCAAACAGAGAAGAAGTGAGTTTGGGCTGTTCATGACTCTGGGCATGTCAAAAAGAGACATTGCTAAATTGCTGGTTTTGGAAAATGGGGTGATTGGCATTCTGTCCATTCTCTCAGGCATTCTTGCTGGAGCCGTATTCTCAAGACTATTTTTCATGCTGTTAATGAACATGATTGAACTGAAGGAAGTTCCGTTTCATTTCTCTGGCAAAATGTTTTTGTTCACAATAGGTGCCTTTCTAGCCGTATTTTTGCTGGCAGTCGGTAAATCACTGTTCCAGACGCTAAGAAGCAGCCTGATCTTAAGCATGAAAAGCAACAGGTTTGCGGAGACATTGAAGATGAGAAGTCCGTTGATTGGCGGCTTCGGGCTGCTGCTAATGTCTGGTTCACTGCTGAATCTGTATTTAACTTATGAGGACTCATCTGGCTCATTCCTGCCGCTTTGGACATTGGCGATGTTCCTGGGCCTATATATTTCACTTAACCAGTCTGCCAGTTTCCTGATCAGCCTCGCTAAAAAATTTCCAGGCTTCTATTATCGCAGATTGCTGTTCCTAAGCAGCCTGGATTACAAGTTCAAGCAGCTAACTTCAATCATTATGCTTGTGACAGTAATGATCATGATTACGATCTTTTATAGCACCTTATTATTGACGTTTTACAAGGCATCGGAAAAGGATGCGGTTGAAAATAACCCATATGATGTTGCTTTTTACCAGACAGAAACGAAAAATACGATATCAGACGTCGAGCTAAACGGTTTATTAGATAAAAAAGGACATCTTGAAATCCCGATCTTGAATTATTATGAAAAACTTGAATATGTCGAGGGATATTTAACATATGACTTCTTGTCATTAGATGATTTTAATCGATTGACTTCGAGTAAGGTACAGCTGGGGAAAAATGAGTACCTGTTTTATTTAAACTCGGAACCAGAATATGCTCATGCGGATCCTGCTAAATCCATTAAATTAACCATAAATAATAATGTTGTATCCTATACATTGAAAGATCAAGTGATTGAAAGAACGATCAATTTGCTGCCAAATGCATATGAATTTATTGTCGTAAATCAAGCCGATTTTGAAGATTTGCGGAATGGAGCGGAAGGGTACGAACTAAACTTCAATTTAATAAATGTGGATGACTGGAAAGAAAGTGAAAGTTCGGTTGCTGCGTTAAAAGAACAATTCATCATTAACAATCAGTCAACACCACCTATGGATTACCCTGATCTGGAGCATTCCGAAGAATCCGAGTTGTTTCGGGTTGCCTCTAAAATTGGCGACTACCATCAAAACAAAGCTACCAATGGAATGATGTTCTATGTAACGACATTTTTGAGCATCATGTTCTTTTTCGCCACCTTTGTATTGCTATATATAAATCTATTCTCCGAAATGGATACTGAAAAATTGAAGTATCGGAAACTAAATAAAATTGGGATGTCAACAAATGAAATTACTGAAAACGTAACAAGGGAACTAGCGACGATCTTTTTCGTGCCAACCATTTTAGGAACGACGCTGGCCTTTTTGTACCTGGCAATTATGTCAACAGATGTCGGAGGAATCATGCAGAACCCTGATATTTTGATGCACTTCCTGCAAATTGGCGGAATTTATGTGATCATCCAGGTGGGATCCTTCTTTTATGCAAGGAAAAAGATGTTGACGCAGTTGATACAGTAG
- a CDS encoding Crp/Fnr family transcriptional regulator: MGAVFVVWAAVEFEKNKVVYLQGEAGRGIYYLKKGEIKVTLLSDKGDERIINMVPPGMLFGEHGVHGKPPPPKLATFLIIMIIIPFRR, encoded by the coding sequence ATGGGAGCCGTATTTGTCGTATGGGCAGCTGTTGAGTTTGAGAAGAACAAGGTTGTTTATCTGCAGGGGGAGGCTGGAAGGGGAATCTATTATTTGAAAAAGGGTGAAATCAAGGTTACTCTTCTGTCGGACAAGGGAGATGAGCGAATCATCAACATGGTTCCGCCTGGTATGCTGTTTGGTGAACATGGTGTCCATGGGAAGCCTCCTCCCCCTAAATTGGCGACTTTTCTAATAATTATGATAATTATACCATTTAGGAGGTGA
- a CDS encoding AraC family transcriptional regulator, with amino-acid sequence MEHTIEHIKAVSKTIEYMKENIDEELTSDQLAAIAGYSPYHFSRVFKEVTGVSPRYYLSALRIEAGKEMLIRSSSNSILKTLLDIGFHSLGTFSSKFKQFVGQSPKQFQKHAIKLHQLMNELDERQIAIPEKVNLPAVHCRIEAPEDFKGLIFVGLFPRPIPDQAPIAGTALRPAHREFTFNRVPTGTYYVLAAAIPWSANPRDYFLLSKSLRGKAEGVIEIYSGSWVEVKVKLREPMPYDPPILVNLPSLLFKKDSKLEEK; translated from the coding sequence ATGGAACATACAATTGAACATATCAAAGCAGTTTCAAAAACAATAGAATACATGAAAGAAAACATCGATGAAGAGCTCACTTCGGATCAACTGGCAGCGATAGCAGGGTACAGTCCATATCACTTTTCCCGGGTGTTCAAGGAAGTCACTGGTGTATCACCAAGGTATTATCTCTCAGCATTAAGAATAGAAGCTGGAAAGGAGATGCTGATCAGATCTTCCTCAAACTCCATTCTTAAAACATTGCTTGATATTGGCTTTCATAGTTTGGGTACTTTCAGTTCAAAATTCAAGCAATTTGTTGGTCAGTCACCCAAGCAATTTCAAAAACATGCCATTAAGCTTCATCAGTTGATGAATGAGCTAGATGAAAGGCAGATTGCAATTCCTGAAAAGGTAAACCTTCCTGCTGTTCATTGCAGGATAGAAGCTCCCGAGGACTTTAAGGGCCTTATTTTTGTGGGGTTATTTCCCCGTCCAATTCCCGACCAAGCACCTATTGCAGGCACAGCTTTGAGGCCGGCACATCGAGAGTTCACTTTTAATAGAGTCCCAACCGGTACATATTACGTTTTGGCTGCAGCGATTCCTTGGAGCGCGAATCCCCGGGACTACTTTCTGCTGTCTAAAAGTTTACGAGGAAAGGCTGAAGGGGTTATTGAAATCTACAGCGGCAGTTGGGTTGAAGTAAAGGTGAAATTGAGGGAGCCAATGCCTTATGATCCTCCTATATTAGTCAATTTGCCGAGTCTCTTATTTAAAAAAGATAGCAAACTAGAAGAAAAATAA
- a CDS encoding VOC family protein — translation MLNKVCVLTIKVADMEEALKFYTKVLDFEVSKHYGENIVSLVHNEIPIVLEKSEGDTGSGGQRVLLGLLSENLDEDVKLLREKGAKILFDESRPCPPGRYNMIEDPFGNQLELVEFSNYQ, via the coding sequence ATGTTGAATAAAGTATGTGTTTTGACGATTAAAGTTGCAGACATGGAGGAAGCCCTAAAATTTTACACTAAGGTACTGGATTTCGAAGTATCAAAGCACTATGGGGAAAATATAGTTTCATTGGTACATAATGAAATCCCGATTGTGCTCGAGAAGAGTGAGGGAGATACTGGTTCTGGAGGTCAGAGGGTCCTGTTAGGCCTACTATCTGAAAACCTTGATGAGGATGTTAAGCTTCTGCGTGAAAAGGGTGCAAAGATATTATTTGATGAATCCAGGCCGTGCCCGCCAGGAAGATACAATATGATTGAGGATCCATTCGGCAATCAGCTGGAGCTCGTGGAGTTTTCTAATTATCAATAG
- a CDS encoding SRPBCC domain-containing protein: MDDTLAEVKQEIIINAPVELIWHAWTIPDRVALWFAPETNIEAKVGGAYELYFIPGNRTGMNTMGCKVLKLEPFKDLVFEWKAPDQFSSLMNEEEKLTIISVNFVRLEDNSTKVTTRHTGFKDGEEWTEAITWHEMAWSGVLKSLKNALETGKGDLCCQPE; this comes from the coding sequence ATGGATGATACATTGGCAGAAGTGAAACAAGAAATTATAATCAATGCGCCTGTTGAACTAATTTGGCACGCCTGGACAATTCCTGACCGGGTTGCCCTGTGGTTTGCGCCGGAAACTAATATTGAAGCTAAAGTTGGCGGAGCGTATGAGCTGTATTTTATTCCAGGCAATAGAACGGGAATGAATACGATGGGGTGCAAGGTACTGAAGCTGGAGCCTTTTAAAGACTTAGTGTTTGAATGGAAAGCACCTGATCAGTTCAGTTCACTGATGAACGAAGAAGAAAAATTGACAATTATTTCGGTGAATTTTGTAAGGCTAGAAGACAATTCTACAAAGGTGACAACACGCCACACAGGCTTCAAAGATGGCGAGGAATGGACAGAAGCCATTACGTGGCATGAAATGGCCTGGTCAGGAGTTTTAAAGAGCTTGAAAAATGCATTGGAAACAGGGAAAGGGGATCTATGCTGCCAACCGGAATAG
- a CDS encoding manganese catalase family protein produces the protein MYIHKKELLFPVQVKSPNPAHAAAVLEQFGGANGELKACLQYFAQSFSTPDPAIRDLLMDISTEEISHLEMVGECITQLMGGPDKEQKMEEMGADERKMSGEGNILSDAKSHINNMMHFNFNSTVQKSMILDGHGLDFVDSSGTPFTGNFINNVGDLVANLQSDLAAELRAKKVYEELYRHVDDPGAREMFQFLIDREAAHATLFEEAIMRAKELENKKAHQTGDHVNMYFDLSLGGLAKNEFSFAKQAKVFEGPVEPKE, from the coding sequence ATGTACATCCACAAAAAAGAATTATTGTTCCCTGTCCAAGTTAAAAGCCCAAATCCAGCTCATGCAGCTGCAGTACTTGAACAATTCGGGGGTGCCAACGGTGAATTGAAAGCCTGTCTTCAATATTTTGCCCAAAGCTTTAGCACTCCTGACCCGGCGATCCGCGATTTACTAATGGATATTTCTACAGAGGAGATTTCCCATCTCGAAATGGTGGGTGAGTGTATCACTCAGTTAATGGGTGGCCCTGATAAAGAACAAAAGATGGAAGAGATGGGTGCCGATGAAAGGAAGATGTCCGGGGAAGGGAATATTCTGTCTGATGCCAAAAGCCATATCAACAATATGATGCACTTCAACTTTAATTCTACTGTACAGAAAAGCATGATTCTCGATGGTCACGGCCTGGATTTTGTGGATTCTTCAGGAACTCCTTTTACAGGTAATTTCATCAATAATGTTGGCGATCTCGTTGCCAATCTGCAATCAGATTTAGCAGCAGAACTGCGTGCGAAAAAAGTTTATGAAGAGTTATACCGCCATGTTGATGATCCGGGAGCAAGGGAGATGTTCCAATTCTTGATTGATCGTGAAGCAGCCCATGCGACACTTTTCGAAGAAGCGATCATGCGAGCTAAGGAATTGGAAAACAAAAAAGCCCATCAGACTGGCGACCATGTAAATATGTATTTTGATTTATCACTCGGTGGACTTGCCAAAAATGAATTTAGCTTTGCGAAACAAGCAAAAGTGTTTGAAGGCCCGGTCGAGCCGAAAGAATAA
- a CDS encoding J domain-containing protein yields the protein MLTIKEAAEQLTSYGMETTEQDVETWIETGFLESESDKITPGNLTEFVIKKHTDLLEQSRDANNKLNEQLELLNTRLHIEQSKVRTLKKMLNAHIEASVAPTSELEDLLGLKQNSNSQELKKELKKLLKALHPDRGGDERLFKVFKNHYEKL from the coding sequence ATGCTGACAATCAAAGAAGCTGCAGAACAATTAACTTCATATGGGATGGAAACGACAGAACAAGACGTTGAAACCTGGATTGAAACAGGTTTTTTAGAGTCTGAATCTGATAAAATAACCCCCGGTAATCTCACCGAATTCGTTATCAAGAAACATACTGATTTACTGGAACAGTCTCGTGACGCAAATAACAAACTGAACGAGCAGCTCGAGCTTTTAAATACAAGATTACATATTGAACAATCGAAGGTCCGTACATTGAAAAAAATGCTCAATGCCCATATAGAGGCATCGGTCGCGCCTACTTCCGAGTTAGAGGACTTGCTTGGCTTGAAACAGAATAGCAACAGTCAGGAACTCAAAAAAGAGTTAAAAAAACTCCTTAAGGCACTGCATCCCGACCGTGGCGGCGACGAAAGACTTTTTAAAGTTTTTAAAAACCATTATGAGAAATTGTGA
- a CDS encoding DinB family protein produces the protein MTFQLSEVIEVLERTPKILEQYLVGLSDGWLESNEGEGTWNPSQVIGHLIDAEKYNWIPRLELILSETSDKKFPPFDRFSHLQQYHDWTIEEKITKFSSVRAENVAKLKEMIKDQNQFEMTGIHPEYGEVKVRELISTWAVHDLTHISQITRVMAKRFDVAVGPWKSYLGILNKS, from the coding sequence ATGACATTTCAATTGTCGGAAGTAATAGAAGTATTGGAACGAACTCCTAAGATATTAGAACAATATTTAGTAGGTTTATCAGATGGCTGGCTAGAATCTAATGAAGGAGAAGGAACCTGGAATCCTTCACAAGTCATTGGCCATTTAATCGATGCCGAGAAATATAATTGGATCCCCAGATTGGAATTAATATTAAGCGAAACAAGCGATAAAAAATTCCCTCCATTTGACCGGTTTTCACATTTGCAACAATACCATGACTGGACAATCGAAGAAAAGATAACGAAATTCAGTTCGGTAAGGGCGGAAAATGTGGCTAAACTGAAAGAAATGATCAAAGATCAAAACCAGTTTGAGATGACAGGGATCCATCCAGAGTATGGAGAAGTGAAAGTCCGCGAATTGATTTCAACATGGGCCGTCCATGACTTGACCCATATTTCCCAGATCACCAGAGTGATGGCAAAAAGATTTGATGTGGCAGTAGGTCCTTGGAAGAGTTATTTGGGGATATTAAACAAGAGTTAG
- a CDS encoding GNAT family N-acetyltransferase encodes MINTRLMKNDEIEVVANFISELNRVEESHIGYCGVDPLEIAYSLKEDLTDITYENSFLIAYDDEGLIGVLGFDADLENQRAEIWGPFVKDGKWDNASCLWTSMLELLPEEIISLGMFPNKENHRVLELAENLSFNRHSDQTILSFHRSRLQELEVEQLHELEEEYFPDIIQLHDQSFPETYYSGEQIIDRLNEERKVFIVKTEGRFSGYIYVEAQPEFGEGSIEFFAVPASERGKGIGEKLLSAALNWFFTFESIQSITLSVSSGNRDAIGLYKKVGFEQIHELCYFTKKI; translated from the coding sequence ATGATAAATACAAGATTAATGAAAAATGATGAGATTGAAGTAGTTGCCAATTTCATATCAGAGCTGAACAGAGTGGAAGAATCGCATATCGGGTATTGTGGAGTCGACCCTTTGGAAATAGCATATTCCTTAAAGGAAGATTTAACGGATATTACATATGAAAATAGTTTTTTAATTGCTTATGATGATGAGGGTTTAATAGGTGTTTTAGGGTTCGATGCGGACCTTGAGAATCAAAGGGCTGAAATTTGGGGACCATTTGTTAAGGATGGTAAGTGGGATAATGCGAGCTGCCTGTGGACCAGCATGCTTGAATTACTACCGGAAGAAATCATCTCCCTCGGCATGTTTCCGAACAAGGAAAATCATAGAGTGTTAGAACTTGCTGAGAACCTCTCTTTTAACAGGCATAGTGACCAAACGATTTTGAGTTTTCACCGAAGCAGATTACAAGAGTTGGAGGTGGAACAGCTCCACGAATTAGAGGAAGAGTATTTTCCTGATATAATCCAGCTTCATGATCAATCTTTTCCTGAAACTTATTATAGTGGGGAACAAATCATTGACAGGCTCAACGAGGAAAGAAAGGTTTTTATCGTTAAAACTGAAGGTCGCTTCAGCGGATATATTTATGTGGAAGCTCAACCAGAGTTTGGGGAAGGAAGCATTGAGTTTTTTGCCGTACCAGCAAGTGAGCGGGGAAAAGGAATCGGAGAAAAATTGCTCTCGGCCGCACTAAATTGGTTTTTTACATTTGAGAGCATACAATCTATTACTCTATCCGTCAGTTCGGGCAACCGGGATGCCATAGGGCTGTACAAAAAAGTCGGCTTTGAGCAGATTCATGAACTATGCTATTTTACAAAGAAAATATAA
- a CDS encoding acetamidase/formamidase family protein, producing the protein MIHKIELKSENLHGSFSNEYKPILTVHSGDSVRMQTPDIEWGYSASKGIEREFFKSAVNEETPLHPMVGPIEVKGATPGMVLEVKVNDVVPGWYGTNWAGGKKSWQNDAVGLTGSERIRLDWELNRDSMTARVEMGSRPVNVALNPFIGLMGVAPAEPGVHITSPPRYCGGNIDCKELKRGSTLYLPISVDGALFSIGDGHAAQGDGEVSGTAIECPMDLVDITLTLRDDLSLKMPRANTPEGWLTFGFNEDLNLAGGQALDEMVDLLRELHGVERTEALAIASVTVDLRVTQVVNGVKGVHAVLPHGAVR; encoded by the coding sequence ATGATTCACAAAATTGAATTGAAATCCGAAAACCTGCATGGTTCTTTTAGCAATGAATATAAGCCAATTCTCACAGTTCATTCCGGAGACTCGGTCCGAATGCAAACTCCGGACATTGAATGGGGATATTCTGCTTCAAAAGGAATCGAGAGAGAGTTTTTCAAGTCTGCAGTGAATGAAGAAACTCCATTACATCCGATGGTGGGCCCTATTGAAGTGAAGGGAGCAACACCAGGGATGGTGCTTGAGGTGAAAGTGAATGATGTTGTCCCTGGCTGGTATGGGACGAACTGGGCCGGCGGTAAAAAAAGCTGGCAAAATGACGCAGTCGGATTGACGGGATCTGAGAGAATTCGTCTTGACTGGGAATTGAACCGTGATAGTATGACTGCGAGAGTAGAAATGGGTTCGCGTCCTGTGAATGTAGCGCTTAACCCTTTCATCGGATTGATGGGAGTAGCACCAGCAGAACCCGGCGTGCACATCACCTCTCCTCCCCGCTATTGCGGCGGCAACATCGACTGCAAGGAATTAAAAAGAGGCAGTACCCTGTACCTGCCGATTTCAGTTGATGGAGCCTTATTCTCCATCGGGGACGGCCATGCCGCACAGGGAGACGGCGAAGTTTCCGGCACTGCAATTGAGTGTCCGATGGATCTAGTCGACATCACCTTGACACTGAGGGATGATCTTTCCTTGAAGATGCCGCGTGCCAACACCCCGGAAGGATGGCTGACATTCGGCTTCAATGAGGACCTCAATCTTGCAGGAGGACAGGCATTGGATGAAATGGTTGATTTATTAAGGGAGCTGCATGGTGTTGAGCGTACAGAAGCACTGGCAATCGCTAGCGTGACCGTCGATTTACGCGTCACCCAGGTCGTGAACGGTGTCAAAGGGGTTCACGCCGTTTTGCCTCACGGCGCGGTTAGGTAA
- a CDS encoding DMT family transporter — translation MNKKLWLTYGMLTFATSTWGSAFIAGKYAVQSFEPATVAFFRFFGAAILLFPLMFIMEKNRQKPNLKDYSLFAVLGLTGIALYNIFFFLASKHAPVIKSSLFIASNPVLIVLLSAIFLKETITRNNVIGLAIALSGAFFIITDGHLTNLIQLGFEPIDFVLMGAVVSWALYSVVGKIVLKKFSSVESTTYAVAFGTMFLLPFALAETSWQDVQQASGTTWIAIIHMSVLVTVVSFVMYYNGIKEVGAAKASIFINVMPVSAVIMATLFLGEKFTAAHAIGAALVLSGVYIGTNPKLFKRKPKAEIVKNEIA, via the coding sequence ATGAACAAAAAATTATGGCTTACATATGGCATGTTAACCTTTGCCACATCAACATGGGGCAGTGCATTCATTGCCGGAAAATACGCGGTCCAAAGCTTCGAACCGGCTACTGTCGCTTTTTTTAGGTTTTTCGGGGCGGCGATCCTCCTGTTTCCTCTCATGTTCATCATGGAGAAAAATCGGCAGAAACCGAATTTAAAGGATTACAGCTTATTTGCCGTTTTGGGATTAACGGGAATCGCCTTGTACAATATCTTCTTTTTCCTGGCCAGCAAACATGCACCAGTTATCAAAAGCTCATTGTTCATCGCCTCGAATCCGGTGCTGATCGTGCTTTTGTCAGCAATATTTTTAAAAGAAACCATCACCCGCAACAATGTGATTGGATTGGCCATCGCGCTTTCAGGTGCCTTTTTCATCATTACCGATGGACACCTGACGAACTTAATTCAACTGGGATTCGAGCCAATTGACTTCGTTTTAATGGGAGCTGTTGTCAGCTGGGCGCTTTATAGTGTAGTGGGTAAAATCGTGCTGAAGAAATTCAGTTCTGTCGAGTCCACAACCTATGCAGTAGCGTTCGGCACAATGTTCTTACTGCCTTTCGCCCTGGCAGAAACATCATGGCAGGATGTGCAGCAGGCATCTGGTACTACCTGGATTGCCATTATACATATGAGCGTTTTGGTTACCGTCGTGTCATTCGTCATGTACTACAATGGTATCAAGGAAGTTGGCGCAGCAAAGGCATCGATTTTTATCAACGTAATGCCAGTATCTGCGGTCATAATGGCTACTTTGTTTTTAGGTGAAAAATTCACTGCAGCCCATGCAATCGGAGCTGCTCTCGTATTGTCTGGCGTGTATATCGGAACGAATCCGAAGCTTTTTAAAAGAAAGCCTAAAGCTGAAATAGTTAAAAATGAAATCGCATAA
- a CDS encoding BsuPI-related putative proteinase inhibitor, giving the protein MRKVFAILFLLITMTACTAETEIETSSQKQDEKKAEEKSDTGVVQEDLSASLVEEESETEGKDFIYEVKNNTDKDIEIPFNQNGGHGYVVRDESGKELTRQDGYGTIQSNQVVSPGEAITIKIGLGGYEKGTYELEVWMESGLENSFNQTILFIIE; this is encoded by the coding sequence TTGAGAAAAGTTTTTGCCATTCTCTTTTTATTGATCACAATGACGGCATGTACCGCGGAAACGGAAATAGAAACAAGCAGCCAAAAGCAAGACGAAAAGAAAGCAGAGGAGAAATCTGATACCGGCGTGGTTCAGGAAGATCTGTCAGCAAGCCTCGTTGAAGAAGAATCAGAGACTGAAGGGAAAGATTTTATTTACGAAGTCAAGAACAATACAGATAAGGATATTGAAATCCCGTTTAATCAAAACGGAGGACATGGCTATGTTGTCAGGGATGAATCCGGCAAGGAGCTGACCAGGCAGGATGGATATGGAACAATCCAAAGCAATCAGGTGGTCAGTCCTGGCGAAGCCATTACAATAAAAATCGGTTTAGGCGGTTATGAAAAGGGAACCTATGAACTGGAAGTTTGGATGGAGTCTGGTCTTGAAAACTCCTTTAATCAAACAATTCTTTTCATTATCGAATAA